In one window of Streptomyces sp. FXJ1.172 DNA:
- a CDS encoding carbohydrate ABC transporter permease, whose translation MPRKHTSRRLAADLALLAVTAAFALPLAWVVLSAVDPHAGLRVRIPDGLTWANFHAVLTPDITYTPLLNSLILCGGATALTVVCAALAAYPLSRFRSRLNRPFLLAILFATSLPITAVMVPVYALFVRVDLIDTMQGTILFFAASQLPFAIWLMKNFMDGVPKELEEAAWTDGASSPQSLVRIVLPLMGPGLAVVTVFSFVMMWGNFFVPFMLLLTPDEMPASVSINDFFGNRGMVAYGQLAAFSVIYSTPVILLYVLVARRLGGGFALGGAVKG comes from the coding sequence ATGCCCCGCAAGCACACCTCCCGCCGGCTCGCCGCCGACCTGGCCCTGCTGGCCGTGACCGCCGCCTTCGCGCTGCCCCTGGCCTGGGTGGTGCTGTCCGCCGTGGACCCGCACGCCGGCCTGCGCGTCCGCATCCCCGACGGGCTCACCTGGGCCAACTTCCACGCCGTCCTGACCCCGGACATCACCTACACCCCGCTGCTCAACAGCCTGATCCTGTGCGGCGGCGCGACGGCGCTGACCGTCGTCTGCGCCGCCCTGGCCGCGTATCCGCTCTCCCGGTTCCGCTCCCGCCTCAACCGGCCGTTCCTGCTGGCGATCCTGTTCGCGACGAGCCTGCCGATCACCGCGGTCATGGTGCCGGTGTACGCGCTGTTCGTCCGGGTCGATCTGATCGACACCATGCAGGGCACGATCCTGTTCTTCGCCGCCTCCCAACTCCCTTTCGCCATCTGGCTGATGAAGAACTTCATGGACGGAGTGCCGAAGGAGCTGGAGGAGGCGGCCTGGACCGACGGGGCGTCCTCGCCGCAGTCGCTGGTGCGGATCGTGCTGCCGCTGATGGGGCCGGGGCTCGCCGTCGTCACCGTGTTCTCGTTCGTGATGATGTGGGGGAACTTCTTCGTCCCGTTCATGCTGCTGCTCACCCCGGACGAGATGCCGGCCTCGGTCAGCATCAACGACTTCTTCGGCAACCGGGGCATGGTGGCGTACGGGCAGCTCGCCGCGTTCTCCGTGATCTACTCGACACCCGTGATCCTGCTCTACGTACTGGTGGCCCGCAGACTGGGCGGCGGCTTCGCACTGGGCGGGGCGGTCAAGGGGTGA
- a CDS encoding extracellular solute-binding protein, whose translation MPVRPTAALSALLTAALTASALTACGSGSGSSPNTLKVSYKQSTDNSIKVMDTYLAGVKKEFEKKYPGKKVEFVPVKAPDSDYYTKVQQLMRSPRTAPDLVYEDTFLINSDATSGYLKPLDPYLANWPDWQQFLGNAKASARGEDGKTYGVPDGTDTRGLWFDKRVFHKAGLPLDWQPRTWDDILAAARTIKQKVPGVVPLNVYTGKPAGERATMQGMEMLLYGTGDGTSDPLYDSRSKKWIAGSQGFTDSLKFVETVYKEKLGPDVSDALDPNYYTTVVGELMPQGKVGIDLDGSWLPQNWLPGSGRDWPGWSKQLGLAYMPTEHGQAPGKVSMSGGWTWAIPAKAGKPGLAFDFIRTMQTEANAKKWYIANSGIALRKDVAADPSYATAQPGIKFFTDLVSSTHYRPAYPAYPKVSTAIQEAMESVTTGDSSAQKAASAYDSTLKDVTGGQVVQK comes from the coding sequence ATGCCCGTGCGCCCCACCGCCGCCCTCTCCGCCCTCCTCACCGCCGCTCTCACCGCCAGCGCGCTCACCGCCTGCGGCAGTGGCTCCGGCAGCAGTCCGAACACGCTGAAGGTGTCGTACAAGCAGTCGACCGACAACTCCATCAAGGTGATGGACACCTATCTCGCCGGGGTCAAGAAGGAGTTCGAGAAGAAATACCCGGGCAAGAAGGTCGAGTTCGTGCCGGTCAAGGCACCCGACTCCGATTACTACACCAAGGTCCAGCAGTTGATGCGCTCACCGAGGACCGCGCCGGACCTGGTCTACGAGGACACCTTCCTCATCAACTCCGATGCCACCAGCGGCTACTTGAAGCCGCTCGACCCCTATCTCGCCAACTGGCCGGACTGGCAGCAGTTCCTCGGCAACGCCAAGGCGTCGGCGCGGGGTGAGGACGGGAAGACGTATGGCGTGCCGGACGGGACCGACACCCGGGGGCTGTGGTTCGACAAGCGGGTGTTCCACAAGGCCGGGCTGCCGCTCGACTGGCAGCCCAGGACCTGGGACGACATCCTCGCCGCCGCCCGCACCATCAAGCAGAAGGTCCCCGGCGTCGTCCCGCTCAACGTCTACACCGGCAAACCGGCCGGTGAGCGGGCCACCATGCAGGGCATGGAGATGCTGCTCTACGGCACCGGCGACGGAACGTCCGATCCGCTGTACGACAGCCGGAGCAAGAAGTGGATCGCGGGGAGCCAGGGATTCACGGACTCGCTGAAGTTCGTCGAGACGGTCTACAAGGAGAAGCTCGGACCCGACGTCTCCGACGCCCTCGACCCCAACTACTACACCACCGTCGTCGGGGAGTTGATGCCCCAGGGCAAGGTCGGCATCGACCTGGACGGGTCCTGGCTGCCGCAGAACTGGCTGCCGGGCAGCGGCCGCGACTGGCCCGGCTGGTCCAAGCAGCTCGGCCTCGCGTACATGCCGACCGAGCACGGGCAGGCACCCGGCAAGGTGAGCATGTCCGGCGGCTGGACCTGGGCCATCCCGGCCAAGGCCGGCAAGCCCGGCCTCGCCTTCGACTTCATCAGGACGATGCAGACCGAGGCGAACGCCAAGAAGTGGTACATCGCCAACTCGGGTATCGCGCTGCGCAAGGACGTCGCCGCCGACCCGTCGTACGCCACCGCCCAGCCCGGCATCAAGTTCTTCACCGATCTCGTGTCCAGCACGCACTACCGGCCCGCCTATCCGGCCTACCCGAAGGTGTCGACCGCGATCCAGGAGGCGATGGAGAGCGTGACCACCGGGGACTCGTCCGCGCAGAAGGCGGCGAGTGCCTACGACTCGACGCTCAAGGACGTCACCGGCGGCCAAGTGGTCCAGAAGTGA
- a CDS encoding carbohydrate ABC transporter permease: MRHSPGRARRFTRALPLTPAVVLILLFLAGPIAYCVYIAFTDLQLTGQAHSSFVGFANFRRAFRDSEFINAVWLTLVFTVLSSLVGQNTLGLALAALMKRASKPVRTITGAVVVTAWVLPEVVAGFLLYAFFRREGTLNAVLDWLHLPRQNWLFTLPVLAVSFANVWRGTAFSMLVYSAALDEIPAEITEAAEVDGAGGWRRMWHVTLPMIRRSIATNLMLNTLQTLSVFGLIWVMTRGGPGNKSQTLPLFMYEQAFQNSMIGYGTAVALLLLLVGSLFSVVYLRLLRTEV; encoded by the coding sequence GTGAGGCACTCCCCCGGCCGGGCCCGCCGGTTCACCCGGGCACTGCCCCTCACCCCCGCCGTCGTCCTCATCCTGCTCTTCCTCGCCGGGCCGATCGCGTACTGCGTGTACATCGCCTTCACCGACCTGCAGCTGACGGGGCAGGCGCACTCCTCGTTCGTCGGGTTCGCCAACTTCCGCCGGGCCTTCAGGGACAGCGAGTTCATCAACGCCGTATGGCTGACATTGGTGTTCACCGTGCTGTCCTCGCTCGTCGGGCAGAACACCCTGGGGCTAGCCCTGGCCGCGCTGATGAAACGGGCGTCGAAACCGGTTCGTACGATCACCGGCGCGGTCGTCGTCACCGCCTGGGTGCTGCCGGAGGTCGTGGCCGGCTTTCTGCTGTACGCGTTCTTCCGGCGGGAGGGGACGCTGAACGCCGTCCTGGACTGGCTCCATCTGCCCCGGCAGAACTGGCTGTTCACGCTGCCCGTCCTCGCCGTGTCCTTCGCCAACGTCTGGCGCGGTACGGCGTTCTCCATGCTCGTCTACTCCGCCGCGCTGGACGAGATACCCGCCGAGATCACGGAGGCCGCCGAGGTCGACGGCGCCGGCGGCTGGCGGCGGATGTGGCACGTCACGCTGCCGATGATCCGCCGGTCCATCGCCACCAACCTCATGCTCAACACCCTGCAGACGCTGTCCGTCTTCGGGCTGATCTGGGTGATGACCCGCGGCGGCCCGGGGAACAAGAGCCAGACCCTGCCGCTGTTCATGTACGAACAGGCCTTCCAGAACAGCATGATCGGGTACGGCACCGCGGTCGCCCTGCTCCTGCTGCTCGTCGGATCCCTGTTCTCCGTCGTCTATCTGCGCCTGCTGCGGACGGAGGTGTGA